The Lichenihabitans psoromatis genomic interval TTCTGTAGCTATAGGTCGGGCGGTTAACCTCGAAGAACCGCAACGTGTCGCGGATCGCGGCGCGGTCTTCGTCGTCTACTTCGGGCGCATCCTGCATGACGCAAGGCGTGGCGGTCAGGCCGACTTTGATGCCGTCAAAATGGTCGAGCGCGCGCCTCCATTGGCCGTAGATGCTGCGGTGGCATTCGTCGATCACGATCAAGTCGAAATAGCCGGACGAATATTTCTCGTATTCGTTCACCAGGGTTTGCAGCGTGACAATGGTGACGCGCTTTTCGTCTTGGAAGCGACGGCCAGTACGGGGTACCCGGTAGCAGGGAAGATGCGGTAGATGCTCCGCAAAAGTGTCCTCCGCCTGGATTGCGAGCGTGTTACGATCGACAACGAACAATGCGCGCGTCGCCCAATTCGCTTCGAACAGACGCTTCAGCAATGCCGCAGCCGTGCGGGTTTTGCCGGTGCCGGTCGCCATCTCGACCAGCATCTTGCGGCGCCCGTTGATGATCTCCCGGCAGACAGCCTCGATGCACTCGCTCTGATGGAGCCGCCCGCCCCCGCCGGCAATGCGGCTGTCGATAGGCACATCGAGGGGGCTGCGGCGGATATCTCTCGCTGCCTTCCGGCGGGCGAGGTCGTCCTGACTGAATACAGTTTCGACTCTGCGGTAATGGGCGTCCTGGCCTTTGTCGCAGAACCAGATTTCCTCGCCGTTCGAGAGGAAGATGAAGGGCACGTCGAGAACATCGGCGTAACGCCGCCCCTGAGTTTCACCCCCGCTCAGACTGACGCTCGTGCTCTTGGCTTCAAGCACGGCGAGCGCACGGCCTTGGCGATCGAACAGCGCGTAGTCGGCTCTGCCACCGTCTTCGAGGAGATATTCGTAGCGGACACTGATGCCGTCGGTCGGATGCCAGTCAGTGTCTCTCAGCAGCTTGTCGATTTTGATCCGGGCAAAGGCTTCGTTCGTCACTTCCTCGTCGCCCTCTGTGGTCGCCCTAACGGTGCGTGCATGAGCGCTGCTTTCGGCGACGCAGGAACCGATATCAACCAAATGGACGGCGCCGTAACCGCCTCCAGAGCTTAGACTTTCGCTCTGGTTCGAAATCACTAAGCTCGATGCGTGAACGAATACGAATCGCTCCTCTTCTCATTGGCATGGGTCGCCTTCCGCGAACAGTCCCTGCTTGATCAGCTTGAGCGGGCTCGGGCAGTTGGGGGTCAGGCCGCCGCGATTGCCCTGCTTGTCGAGGCCAGCCGCTATGCGTTTGGCGAGGTCGAGACAGGTCCGTGTCGTCGCGACCTTCGCCCCTACATTCACCGACTCGGCGGACCTGGCGATTCAGCGGAACGGCTGAGGCGTGACCTCGCCAACGGCCGTATCCGCTTTCGTTTTACAGATGGCTCAAAGACCGAAGTCACCTATCGGGAGATGTGGGAGACGTCAGCCGTGCATTGGGCAGGAAAAAGCCTAATGCTCGTCCAGCAGCCTCGGATGTTCCAAGCAGGTCCCTGGACACACCCGCGAGCCGACATTTTCGATCACGGCCATCTCGATCTCTTCCGCTATGAATGCCATGTCGGCGATGTACGTGATCGGTTCGACCCGCACTTCACGCTGCACAACTTTCAAGGTGTATGGCGTCCCGTCCAGCACAATGATCCTGAGCCTACCGACGGAGCGCCAACCTATCCGGTGGCGATGCAGAGCACGGAGGCAAGAGCCGTCCGCGTTCTCGTCGATCACCTCTCGGGCCTCGACGAAGGGGGCCGGGCGGCGTTCCGGCGGAGCGACGCGGCCGCTCTTCTGGCCACAGGGTTTGGCCTCACCTCTCGCGGCTTCGACCGTACATGGTCGCAGGCTCGGCAGCGGGTCGGGCTTCCATCGCGGGCCACGGCCGGCCGAAAGCGCGTGGCGACCTCAAGACGCTCGATGCCAAAATCTCCACGCTCGTCACCGAAATCTCCACACTGATTTCCGGCGGTGAACTGCCTCAATTTCGGGTCATTGCCGGGCGTCGCCCGGCTTAGACCGAGGATGAGCCGATGGACACGCAACGCTTTTACCGCCGCGATGCCGCTGCTGACTACGTCAAGGGCCAGTGGGGACTACCCTGTTCCCGTGCTTGGCTCGCAAAGCTCGCTGTCGTCGGCGGCGGCCCGGTGTTCCGCAAGGCTGGCCGCTTCCCGCTCTACCTTCAGACCGACCTGGACGAGTGGGCGCGCTCGCGCATCGGCGAGCCTCGCAAGTCGACCTCGGTGCTGGCGTGAGCTGGCGGGATGGGAACGCGCTATCCGAATCCGCGCTTGGTGAAGGCGCACCGTTCCTACGACGTCACCGAACTGAGCCGGCTCTTCAAATGCCATAAGAACACGATCTTAGCTTGGCGGAAGACCGGCCTCGACTCGGTGGACGATCGCAAGCCGTTCCTTTTCGAGGGCATTGTGGTCCGGACGTTCCTGGAGAGGCGCCGCGTCAGTGCCAGGCGGCCTTGCGGGCCGCACGGCCTGTTCTGCGTGAGATGCCGTGAGGCGAAGGCGCCAGCCCTCGGCATGGTCGACTACATACCGGTCACCGAGACCACGGGCGACCTACGAGGCCTTTGTCCTACGTGCGATGGGATAATGCACCGTCGCGCGAACATGTCGCGCCTCGTCGCCAATCCCGGCTCCTTGGACATCACGTTCGCGCCAGCACCGCCAACCCTAAGAGGGAGTGCACAACCCATCCTGAACTGTGATTTGCGCCAAATTGGAGGAACCCGATGAGCACTGCACCCGCAAGGGCTCGAAATACGCGGATCAAGCGCGCCTATTTCATCTATCTCGGCGAGGCCAAACGCAACGGCGAACACACGATCGACGTTGCCGCCGCTGCGATCGCGCGTTTCGAGACGTACACGAAGGGACGGGACTTCGGCACTTTCCGGCAAGAACACGCGATCGGCTTCAAGCGCCACCTCGCCGAGCAACGCAGCGTGCGTACCTCGGAGAAGCTGACGAAAGCGACGCTCTACACGACTCTGTCCGTACTGAAGGCCTTCTTTAGGTGGCTTGCCGGTCAGCAGGGATACAGGTCCAAGCTCAGCTATTCCGACGCTGACTTTTTCCACCTCTCTGCGGCCGATACCGCTATCGCGAAGGCGACTCGCGAAGGCCGTTCGCCGACTCTGGAGCAAGTGCACCACGTGCTTGCCTGGATGCCACATGAAACCGATATCGAGAAGCGTGACCGTGCGATCGTAGCCTTTGCCATCCTCACCGGCGCGCGTGACAACGCCATCGCCTCACTGAGCATGAAACACGTCGACCTCGCGAGGGACCGCATCGAGCAGGACGCCTGCGAGGTCCGAACCAAGTTCTCGAAAACAATGACGACGGACTTTTTTCCAGTCGGTGAAGAGCCGCGGCGCATCGTGACCGAGTGGATCACGTTTCTTTGCCGCGAACGGCTTTGGGGTCCTGAGGACGCTCTTTTCCCGAAGACGAAGGTAGCTCGTGGCGAGGCGGGTGGTTTCCGCGCCATCGGCTTGGACCGCAAGGGCTGGAGCAGCGCCGCCCCAATACGCGCTATCTTCCGGCGCGCATTTGAAGCGGCGGGCTTGCCCTATCATAATCCGCATTCCCTTCGCCGAACTCTCGCGACGCTTGGCGAACGGGTTGCACGACTCCAGAAACGTTCAAGGCGTGGTCCCAAAACCTGGGGCACGACCACGTCCTAACGACGTTCACCAGCTACGGCGCGGTGGACAGACACCGGCAGGCCGACATAATGCGGGACTTAGCTCAGCCCAAGACCTCGTCCCATGGCTTGGATTTGATGACCGATCTGAAAACCGTTCTGGCCCGCCACTCGGGCTAGGCAGTTCGATCGAAACAGGACCAGTGTGCTACCCCGGTGCTACCCCGAAACTTCGAGACCACGTCCGGCAAGTTCTAAATTGTTGAAATTGCTGGCGCACCCGACACGATTCGAACGTGTGACCTCTGCCTTCGGAGGGCAGCGCTCTATCCAGCTGAGCTACGGGTGCAGGCAAATCGAGCCGCCAGCCGTTCCTAACGCATTGCGTCTGCGGCCGCAATCCCAACCCGAACACTAGGTCTCGGGCCCCTGCCCGACCTCTTCAGCTTGATCGCCAAAATTCTTGACGGACGCGCCGCTCCGTTCCATGCCTGCGGCCCGTCGCACAAAGCGCGCTCAAAGCATTTCAAGGGCCAGAATGGATCCGAATACCGCCGAAGCAAAACACCTCCTGTCGTTCATCGAACGCATCGAGCGGCTCGAGGAGGACAAGAAGCAGGTCGCGGAAGATATCAAGGATGTCTATGCCGAAGCCAAAGGCACCGGATATGACGTGAAGATCATCCGCAAGGTCGTCGCGATCCGCAAGCAGGACAAGGACAAGCGGCGCGAAGAAGAAGAGATCCTCGAGCTTTATCTCGCGGCACTCGGCATGGCCGGCTAATCGACAATTCTATTGCATATCAACCGATCGCCGGCCGACAGCCGAGCGATCGGGAGCTGCGTAGCCGCTCTCAACGAGCGTCGTCAGTCGACGTTCGAATTGCCGCTCCGGCTGAGTCCGCCCTGCTTGCCGACTGACCCGGAGAACCGGTCGGTCGGCAGTTCGGATGCGCGCGGCTGAAACGCACTCGGACGCGCCGTCGGCACCGGCACCAAGGTTTCGCTGTCGCTTCGTGCTGCTGCGCGGAGGGCCGGGACAACCGAGCCGAGCGAAGACCGCGTCGCCGTTCGGACCGTCGTGTCCGGCCGGGTCAAGCTCCTGAAGTTCGATCGATCCAGATGGGTCGACACCATCGTCGGCGGCCGAGGCACGGGGATCGGCACAGACGGAGCGGCCACGCGGCCAGACGGACCGACGCGCCAGCCCTCTGACGACGGTTGCGCCGCATAACCAAGCACCGGCGATGTCTGGCGCTGAGATCCGTTCGGACCCTGCGTGATGACATCCGGCAGGCGCGCCACGCGAACATTGCCGATCAGCGACCCGATTGAATCCTGCCGAACCGGAAGGCCAGACCGGATCGCGTCATGCGGCACGAGACTGGCCCGATCGGTCGGACGGGTCGGCGGGAGCGGTGCGCCCGGTCCAAGCGAGGCGAGTTCGACAGGGCGACGCGGCGGAAGCGGCGCGGTCGGAGCCTGGGTCGGGTCGGACGCGCCGACAGGCTGCCCCGGCGAGGGAAGATCGGCCACTGCAGCCGGCTGCGGAGCGTCAAGCCCCTGGTGCTTGGCCCGCTCCTCCGCCATCATCGCATTCGCCAAGGTCTGCTGAGCGGCCGCCGGCGGCGGTGACATCTGTGCGGCAGGCGGAGCTTGCGCGACGGATGGCGCGGGCGCTGCCGGCTGGGGAGCGGGTTGCGACGGGAAGGCGACGCGGGGCGGCTGCGAGGCAAAGAAACTATGCGTGCCGCCATCGCGTGACGAATTGCCGTAATTCCCGACCTCGACAGACCCGGTCTGCGTGCGGTCGATGGAGGCGACCCGCTGGTTCTGCCGCGATGCGCGGATCCCGGCTTGCGCATTGTCGTCGTCTTCGTCGCTCCCGCCACCGCCGAACAGCCAGGCAAAGAAGCCCTTCGATTTCAGTTGGGTCGCGGTCGGATAATCCGCCCCGTCGCCACGCGCCTCGAGTTCGGCACGGGCTTCCTCGTAATGAGCGAGTGGCTGACCATTCGACGGAATATGGACCGTCTTCCCATCCGGGAACAGCCGGGCAAGCTGGTCATAACTCATACGCGGCCAATGACGCACGCCGCCGACATCGAGATGCACGAAGGGGGTGCCGGCCGTCGGATAGAACCCGACGCCGCCGCGCTGCAGGCGCATGCCGAGTTCCCGAATGCGCGACATCGGCACGTCCATATAGTGCTGATCCATGGCGCGGCCGAGAATATGTTGGGAATGTTCGGCCACGCTGCGCGAGCGGCGACGGAGCATCGCATTGGTCTGCGGAGACCGATACGCCGACATCACCTCGATCGGCTGCTGCGATCCCGATTCGCGATACACCTCCCAGATCGTATCGAACAGCCGGGGATCCATCTTGATGGTTTCGTTGTTGCGCCAATCGCGCAGAAACCAGTTCAGCTTGTCAAGCGTCGCCTGATCATACTGGCCGTTCACCATGAAGGTCGCAGTGATCGATTCATGCGAATGGGCATGGTAGAGCGAGATCGTCCTTGTATCACCGTTGGCGATGGCGGTCTGCGTCTCGCCGGGCGATAAGGCGACCAGCGCAGCCACCGCAAAGCCGACGACCCACCGCCAATGTGCCAGCGGCATGATCATCGCGCTCACATGCGTTTGTTTCAATGCAAAGACCCGCTGGTGGAACTGAACCGCCGCGCCGAACTCAGAAAACCGGGCCTGTCGGACCGGATCACGCTCGTCGCCATCGATAGGTTTCAAACACATCGGCCACAAAGTGCCCAATGTGCAACGTGCAAGATGGAACGCGAACTCTCACGAAAAAGCGTTAATGGATCCTAACCGCGATCCGCCGTCGCTTGCTCGAACACGCGCCACGCTTCCCCTTTAGCCCCAGTTCGCGGCGAAAAAAAGCGCAATTCTTTCTGACTCGCGAGAGCCGAACGGCGGGTCCAGGCCAGCGACCGTCTTCATCATCGCGCGTGACGTTGGGGCGTTAGCCCTGCAGACCGAGGGCGGCTTTGACCCGCCCGGTGTAGCCATACACGTCGTCACGGAGCTGGAAGCCGCTCTGCGGATCGACGAAAGCCGTGAAATACATCGTATAGATCGGTAGCGGTTTCGGCAGCATGATGGTGCGCTCCTTGCCGCCAATCAGCTTCTTGACGCGGGCCTCGCTCCAGCCGTTCTCTGGCCCGAGGACCGCTTCGGCGAAGCTGAACGGCTGCTCCACCCGCACGCATCCATGGCTCAACGCCCGCATGTCGCGGCCGAAAAAGCTGCGCGCATTGGTATCGTGCAGATAGACCGCGTGATCGTTGGGGAACATGAACTTGATCCGACCCAGCGCATTTCCGTCGCCGGGCGGCTGGCGCACGAAGGTCGTGCCATTGCGCTCGATCACCTCATAGCCGTGATTCTGGAAATACATCGGATCGGCCGCCAGCTTCGGCAGCATCTCCTTCTTGATGATCGACAGCGGCACGTTCCAGTAAGGGTTCACGATGATGAACCGCATCTGCTGAGCGAAGACCGGAGTCGGCTTCGTGGGTTGGCCGACGACCACACGCGTCTTGTGCGCCACGACTCCGTCATGCATTATCGCGGCCGTGAAATCAGGGATATTGACCTCGATATGGTCGGTACCGAGGTCTCGCGGCAGCCAGCGCCACTGCTCCATGTTGGCCAGGATGGTGCTTTCCAGGCGGGACGGATCGCCGCCCGACAGAGCCGCGACGGTCTGCGGCGTCAGAATTCCGGAGGCCCGCAAGCCATTGGTCCGCTGAAAATCGGCGACAGCCGCCGCGACTTTGGTGTCGTAAACAAGCGCCGGAAGCCCAGCCTCGTCGGACGCCACATCGAGCCCGAATCGAGCGCGGATCAGCGGGACGCGGGCGTCTCGCATGCCGGCCTTCAGGGTCGGCCCGGCCGGAATGCGGGCCTCCGCGCCGGGTTGGTAACGGCGTCGAAGTTCGGCCAGCTTCAGACGGAGCGCCACATAGCCGGGGTGTGCCGGGTTGAAGTCGCGAAGCATATCGCCTGCCGCCATGGCTCCCGGGACGGTGCCGAGCACGCGCGGCACGTCGGCGACATCGGGGCGAAGATCGATGATGCCGCCGAGCTTGGCGATATCGACCCTCGACCCACTGGCCTGCCGCGCATAGGCGATGGTCGCTTCCGACAGCGCGAGTTCGGCGCGAGCCAGGGCGTCGGTGTCGGCGTGACGTGGGACCGGAACCGCGTAGCGGCGCAAATCGAGCCCGTCCTCGGAGGCGTGATCGAGCCGATCCAGAACCGATCGCGCCGCATCGCTCAGATGACCGTCGACGACCCAAAGCGGGGCATTGTCGCGGGCCGCGTAGAAGGCCACGACCGCGTCGCGAATTTTATGTCGCTCGGCCATTTGCGCCGGTTTTTCGCCCGACGGCAGATCGGTCGCGAAAGCGGTCAAAGCGTGGGCAAGCGATGCTGCATCGAGACCGATCGGCGTCGGTGCATCGACCGAAACCGGAGCCGCCGTGATCGTGGTGGGCTGGTCGAGGGGTGGAGCAACTTCGGGTGTCGCTTGCGCTGCGGCAGCAGCAGATGCGGGGGATGGCTCGATCGCAATTGCAGAAAGCGCGGCAGGTGCCGCGGTATTCGGCAAAGCCGCCAGGGTCGCAGCCGGGTTGTCATCCGGTCCGTCGAGAGGAAGCGCCGGCGGCACGGCCCTGAGATCGGAGGTGCCGGGCGAGGTGCCGCGACCGGTCTGATCCGCGATCGACCCGGTCACCTCCGCCTGCAAGTCCCCTTGCTTGAGCACGACCTCGGCAGCCGGAACCACCGGCATGGCGATGACCGGATCGGGTGTCGCCAGCGCCGCATGCGTCGGCAAACCCGAAGCATCCGCGCTCGCCGCCGAGGCCCGCATGGGCGCGGCGGTGCCGAGCAGGACGACCAGAAGCTGGATCGACGTCGCCCGCAACAAATGCGTCCGCATGCTCACTCCATCAGGACAGGGCAGCATCACGCCAAAGCTTGTCGCGACGCCGCAGTCGGGCGCCGACGCATCGGTGACCCTTAGGTTGTTGAAGAGAGTTAGCGCCGTTAAATCAATGCCCGGTTAACCCATGGGCACCTGTGCATGGCGCATTCTCGGACAGGCGTTGCGGAACCGTCACAAGGCTTTTAGGCCGCAACGTCATCGCCCTCGTTCAGCCCGAAATCTTTCATCTTCCGATAGAGCGTGGAGCGTCCGATGCCGAGTTTTCGCGCCATTTCGGACATCTGTCCGCGGTAATGCGCAAGGGCAAAACGAATTAGATCCGCTTCCATATCCTCCATCCGCCGCACGTCGCCATTCTCGTCGAGCAGGCGCAGGACATTCGGATCCCGCATCTCGACCCGCACGATCTCACGTTCGACCGCGCCCGTCGAAGAAAGTGGTGCCGGCGCGGCCGGGACCCGGACGTCGAAACCATCCACCTGGGCGGCAATCTGTGGAAATTCGAGCACCGTCAGTTCGTGGCTGTCGGCCAGAACGATCGCCCGGAAAAACGCATTCTCGAGCTGGCGCACGTTGCCGGGCCAATCATATTTGCTCAGCAGCGCAAGCGCCTCGTGGCTGATGCTGCGGACAGGTTTGCCTTCCTCGGCTGCGAAACGAGCCATGAAACGACGCGCCAGATCCGGAATGTCGACCCGCCTCGCCCGCAGCGGCGGGATCGTGATCGGAAACACGTTGAGCCGATAGAACAGGTCCTCGCGGAAGCTGCCCTGCTTGACGAGCTCGATCAGATTTTTATTCGTGGCCGAGATCAGGCGGATATCGACCTTGACCGAGCGGCGGCCGCCGACCGGATCGACCTCCCCCTCTTGCAAGGCGCGCAGCAGCTTGACCTGGGTGTCGAGCGGCAACTCGCCGATTTCGTCGAGGAACAAGGTTCCGCCATTGGCTTCGACGAATTTGCCGGCATGCTTTTCAGTGGCACCCGTGAAGGCCCCCTTCTCATGCCCGAACAGGATCGACTCGACGAGATTCTCCGGTAAGGCACCGCAATTCACCGTGACGAAGGGTTTGCCCTTGCGGTCCGACGACCCCTGGATGGCGCGCGCCATCAATTCCTTGCCGACGCCCGACTCACCCTCGATCAAGACAGGGATGCTGGATTTGGCCGCGCGCTCACCGAGCCGGATCATGCGGGCCATGTCGTCGCTGCGGGTCGTGATTTCCTTGAAGGTGAGCGAGCCGCTGGCCCGGCGCGTCATGCGACGCACCTCGTCCTCCAACGCATCAAAGCGAAGCGCATTCTTGATCGACACCGAGAGGCGCTCCGCCCCGACCGGCTTCACGACAAAATCGAGCGCCCCTGCCCGCATCGCCGAAATCACCGTCTCGATCGAGCCATGCGCCGTCTGGGCGATGGCCGGGACCGTAATCTTCGCGTCCTTCATGCGGGCCAAGACCGTGAGGCCATCGACATCTGGCATGACGAGATCCAGGATGACAAGATCGATTGGTTTGCCATCGACCGCTGCCAATCGGGCCAAAGCGGCCTCGCCGCCATCGGTGACCTCGGCCTCGTAGCCGAACCGGCGCACCATGGCTTCGAGCAGACGCCGCTGCACGGGATCGTCGTCGACAATCAGGATGTTGGAGATCATGCGCCCTCGGTCGCCGCCATACGGCGAGTTGTTACCGAATGGTGGACCGACAGGGTAAATGCGACCTTAACGGCGGCCGTTCCGCGGCTCTAAGCGTGCTATTTTGAGGCAGTTTTTTGCTTGCAGCCGCGCTTAGTGCAACAGCCGCGGACAGGAAGAGGCGCCGGCGGTCTCGGCATGATCGAGGCCGAGCCGGAGATCGAGCGCCGCGAGGGCACGGCCCAGCGATCGGCTCGATGCCACCAACGCCCGACAATCGTCGTGCCCGAGCAGATCACGCGCGGTCGTCGCCTCGTTGTCGGACTGTCCCCGTTGCGAGGCTTGAACCAAAGCCAGGACGAGGGTTTCGTCACGGCAAGGGCATCGGCATCCCGTCGGTCGCCACCCGATGTCGCGACGCGCCGTTTCGAGGATGGTCCGGACGAAGCAGTGAAATTCGCCGTAAAGCGGGCGCGCGGCATCGACACCGAGGGTTCCGGCGAGCGCGTTCCAGGCGATCTCCCAGCAACTGATATCGCGCGTTGAATAACCCGCCATCCAGCATCGGTAATTGGTGAACAGCAGGCGTTCCGCATCGGCGGCCGCGGCCTGAGGATCGGCATCGAAAGCGGAGGTGATCACGCGGCAGTCTCCATCGAGATCCAGCGGGCGGGGACCGTCCGCACAAGCATAGGGCTGCAGTATTGTCGCGATGATGCTGGGTCAATGCTCCAGAGGCAAAACAGGATTTAGTATAATTCGAAGCTGAGGCGTGTCGGCCGCGCGAAACAACTTCGTAAAACGCAAACAGCCGGATCCAAGGATCCGGCTGTCGAGGTCGTCAGGCCCGCTTGAAAGCGGGGGGCAAGCAACGATCAGAAGCTGACGCGAAGTCCGCCCTGGCCGGCGTAGGTGTTGGAGATGCCTGAGAACTCGCCGTCGAAGTTGGCGAATAAGGCGACGCCGGGACGAAGGCCGTATTCGAAGCCGGCCTTGACCTGGGCCGCATCCTCGGCCGGACGGGCACCAGCCACCAGGAAGGTTGCGTTGGGCAAGGACAAGAAGGAGTGGACGAGGTTCCGGGTGGGCGAGAACTCGTGAACATAGGCCAGGGTCAGGTAGGGACGGAGAACCGTTCCGTTGCCCATCGCATAGATGCTGTCGAAGCGAGCACCCACGAAGACCGGCAGGCTTTCGGTCGTGCGGTCACGCACGTTCAAGCCCAGCGTGCCCACGCCGGCGTTGCTGGTTTCCGAAAAGCCATCCGACTGGAGGTTGGCATATTCGACCGCCACGAACGGCGTGATCCCGGTCGTGCCATAGTCGAACCGCTTGCCGACTTCGCCGCGCAGCCGCACTTCGAAGCTGTCATAGGAGCCGTTGAGGCGTTGCGCACCGAGGCCGCCGAAGCCGCCGGCGGTGCGGTGGGTGTCGTTCGAGAAGCCGCTGAGCACGGCACTCGATTGCAGGTAGAAGGAATTGGCAAAGCCGTAGGTCGAATAAAGACCGCCGTGCACGCCTGTGACGGTGCCGTTGGTGGCGCGGTTGGGAACATTGAAGTCCGCCTCGCTGCCGCCGACCGCCGCACCGATCAGCCAGTTCGGCTGAACCCGATAGTCGACGCCGACCTGTCCGCCGTAGAAGGTATCATTCTGCCGAGCGGTGCCGAGCCGAGCCGATGCGTCGATGTTGCTCGAGCCGCCGAAGCCACCGCCCCAGACGTGCCAGGGATTCACGGGCGGAAGGACTTGAGCCTTGATGGCCGGGAACGGCGACTTGGTGATCGGGGCATAGCCCTGAGCGCCGGTCGGCAACACGCCGTAAGGCGAAGCGCCAACAACCGCGTAGGTCTCGGTCCGGCGCGCGTTCTGCTCGTCCGAGATCGACGACGCGAAAGCCGCGCTGGACTGGAAGGCAGCACCCTGGGCCGCCGCGATGCCTTCGCCGCTGACGTTGTCGAGAGCCGCCTGGCCCTGTGCCGGCGAGACCTGGTAGTTCTGGTAGATGGCGTTGACGAGCGCGCCGGCCGTCGCATTCGTGGTGGTCTGCGCCGCGTTGCTGATGGCCGACCCGACGCGCGCCTGATTTTGGGTCGCGGCCTGGTTGCCGAAATTGACGTCCGTGCGGTTGAGCGTGATCGTCACCGCATTGGCGTTGTAGCTCGCGATGGTGTTCACGTTGGTGTTGGCCGAGCCGACCGTCGCGAATTGACCGGTCACACCGCCCGTCGCCGTCACGGCGCTGAACTGGGTGAAGGGGTTCGCGTTGCCGACCACCGCGAGACGCAGGTTGCCGTTGAGGGCCGCGTTGCCGTTGACCGCGACCGTGCTGGAGCCGGTCGGGGTCACGGTCGAAACGAGGTTCGAATTGGCCGCAAGCACGAGGTTGCCGTTCACCGTCGTGGTGCCGGCCGCCGTGGCCGAGCCAGCCCCGAAGGTGCCCCCGCCATTGGCCGTAACGTTGCCCGTGATG includes:
- a CDS encoding tyrosine-type recombinase/integrase, whose product is MSTAPARARNTRIKRAYFIYLGEAKRNGEHTIDVAAAAIARFETYTKGRDFGTFRQEHAIGFKRHLAEQRSVRTSEKLTKATLYTTLSVLKAFFRWLAGQQGYRSKLSYSDADFFHLSAADTAIAKATREGRSPTLEQVHHVLAWMPHETDIEKRDRAIVAFAILTGARDNAIASLSMKHVDLARDRIEQDACEVRTKFSKTMTTDFFPVGEEPRRIVTEWITFLCRERLWGPEDALFPKTKVARGEAGGFRAIGLDRKGWSSAAPIRAIFRRAFEAAGLPYHNPHSLRRTLATLGERVARLQKRSRRGPKTWGTTTS
- a CDS encoding DUF2312 domain-containing protein, translated to MDPNTAEAKHLLSFIERIERLEEDKKQVAEDIKDVYAEAKGTGYDVKIIRKVVAIRKQDKDKRREEEEILELYLAALGMAG
- a CDS encoding DUF882 domain-containing protein — encoded protein: MKPIDGDERDPVRQARFSEFGAAVQFHQRVFALKQTHVSAMIMPLAHWRWVVGFAVAALVALSPGETQTAIANGDTRTISLYHAHSHESITATFMVNGQYDQATLDKLNWFLRDWRNNETIKMDPRLFDTIWEVYRESGSQQPIEVMSAYRSPQTNAMLRRRSRSVAEHSQHILGRAMDQHYMDVPMSRIRELGMRLQRGGVGFYPTAGTPFVHLDVGGVRHWPRMSYDQLARLFPDGKTVHIPSNGQPLAHYEEARAELEARGDGADYPTATQLKSKGFFAWLFGGGGSDEDDDNAQAGIRASRQNQRVASIDRTQTGSVEVGNYGNSSRDGGTHSFFASQPPRVAFPSQPAPQPAAPAPSVAQAPPAAQMSPPPAAAQQTLANAMMAEERAKHQGLDAPQPAAVADLPSPGQPVGASDPTQAPTAPLPPRRPVELASLGPGAPLPPTRPTDRASLVPHDAIRSGLPVRQDSIGSLIGNVRVARLPDVITQGPNGSQRQTSPVLGYAAQPSSEGWRVGPSGRVAAPSVPIPVPRPPTMVSTHLDRSNFRSLTRPDTTVRTATRSSLGSVVPALRAAARSDSETLVPVPTARPSAFQPRASELPTDRFSGSVGKQGGLSRSGNSNVD
- a CDS encoding L,D-transpeptidase family protein; this translates as MRTHLLRATSIQLLVVLLGTAAPMRASAASADASGLPTHAALATPDPVIAMPVVPAAEVVLKQGDLQAEVTGSIADQTGRGTSPGTSDLRAVPPALPLDGPDDNPAATLAALPNTAAPAALSAIAIEPSPASAAAAAQATPEVAPPLDQPTTITAAPVSVDAPTPIGLDAASLAHALTAFATDLPSGEKPAQMAERHKIRDAVVAFYAARDNAPLWVVDGHLSDAARSVLDRLDHASEDGLDLRRYAVPVPRHADTDALARAELALSEATIAYARQASGSRVDIAKLGGIIDLRPDVADVPRVLGTVPGAMAAGDMLRDFNPAHPGYVALRLKLAELRRRYQPGAEARIPAGPTLKAGMRDARVPLIRARFGLDVASDEAGLPALVYDTKVAAAVADFQRTNGLRASGILTPQTVAALSGGDPSRLESTILANMEQWRWLPRDLGTDHIEVNIPDFTAAIMHDGVVAHKTRVVVGQPTKPTPVFAQQMRFIIVNPYWNVPLSIIKKEMLPKLAADPMYFQNHGYEVIERNGTTFVRQPPGDGNALGRIKFMFPNDHAVYLHDTNARSFFGRDMRALSHGCVRVEQPFSFAEAVLGPENGWSEARVKKLIGGKERTIMLPKPLPIYTMYFTAFVDPQSGFQLRDDVYGYTGRVKAALGLQG
- a CDS encoding sigma-54-dependent transcriptional regulator: MISNILIVDDDPVQRRLLEAMVRRFGYEAEVTDGGEAALARLAAVDGKPIDLVILDLVMPDVDGLTVLARMKDAKITVPAIAQTAHGSIETVISAMRAGALDFVVKPVGAERLSVSIKNALRFDALEDEVRRMTRRASGSLTFKEITTRSDDMARMIRLGERAAKSSIPVLIEGESGVGKELMARAIQGSSDRKGKPFVTVNCGALPENLVESILFGHEKGAFTGATEKHAGKFVEANGGTLFLDEIGELPLDTQVKLLRALQEGEVDPVGGRRSVKVDIRLISATNKNLIELVKQGSFREDLFYRLNVFPITIPPLRARRVDIPDLARRFMARFAAEEGKPVRSISHEALALLSKYDWPGNVRQLENAFFRAIVLADSHELTVLEFPQIAAQVDGFDVRVPAAPAPLSSTGAVEREIVRVEMRDPNVLRLLDENGDVRRMEDMEADLIRFALAHYRGQMSEMARKLGIGRSTLYRKMKDFGLNEGDDVAA